The Candidatus Eisenbacteria bacterium genome contains the following window.
TCGTCCGCTCGATCCGGGCTTTCTGCGTGGCGATGAGGAGGAGCGTCGGCACGAGCGCGAGAAGAAGGAACGAGAGAAGAAGCTTTCGTTGATAGGTCAATCGAAACGGGCCGATGCGGTCTCTCATCGCTTCGGCTCCCCGGGCGAGGCGGCGCGCGCGCGAAGACGGAGCTGCCCGCAGGCCGCGTCGATCGTCCTGCCGGCGCTCCGGCGGACGGTCACCGTGAGGTGCGGAGCGAGGCGCGCGAGGAAGCGATCGATCGCGTGCTCGGCAGGCGCACCGAAGGGGAGATCATCGACCGGATTGTAGGGGATCAGGTTCAGCTTGCAGCGAAGAGGCGAGAGCCTCCGGATGAGCGCGCGCGCGTCTTCTTCCCCGTCGTTCACGCCGCCGAGGAGAACGTACTCGAACGTGACCCGCGAGCCGCTCGTTTCGGAGAAGCGCGCGGCGGCGGCGAAGAGGGAGTCGAGATCGTACGTCCGCGCGATCGGAAGGAGGCGGGCTCTCGTCTCGTCGATCGCCGAGGCGAGGGATATCGCGAGACGAACCCCGAGCCCTTCCTCCGCGAGGCGGCGGATGAGGGGGACGAGCCCCACGGTGGAGATCGTGATCCGGCGAGCGGGGAGCGCGAGGCCGTGCGGATGGACGAGGAGGCGGACGCTCTTCACGACCTCCGCGTAGTTCGCGAGCGGCTCTCCCATGCCCATGTAGACGACGCGGCGGACCGTCTCGCCGAGGCCGAGCACCTGGCCGGCGATCTCCCCCGCGCGGAGGGAGCGCTCGAAACCGCCGAGGGGCGTGGCGCAGTAGGCGCATCCGTAGCGGCATCCGGCCTGCGAGGAGACGCAGGCGGTCAAGCCGTCCGCGCCGGCGATCCGAACGGTTTCCGTTTCGGTCCCTTCGGGGAAGCGGAAGAGGATCTTGAGCGAGCCGTCCGCGCCAGGTTCAGAGCGCGCCGCGACCGCGGGGATGCCGATCGGAGCGGCGGCGGCGAGCGTCTCGCGGAGGGCGCGTGGGAGGTTCGTCATCGCCTCGAAATCCCGCGCGCCGTGGCGATGAACCCACCGGAAGACCTGCAGGGCGCGATAACCGGGGACGCCGAGCGGCCGCAGGCGCTCCTCGATCTCGGATGGAAGAAGACCGACCCACATACCCGTACCTGATACCCGATCCATACTCGTACCTGATACCCGATTTGTGCCTGTACCTGATACCTGATTCTGGATACCTGATTCTGATACCGGATTCGATTCTGCCCATCTGTACCAGGTACCGATTGACAAGGATCCCGGGGTGTCTCCATAATGGGACACACGAGGGAGGATGGCTCGTGGACCTTCAGAATGTTCTCGCGGCTCTCGGCGATCCGGTCCGCTTTCGGATCGTGGAGGCGCTCCGCGAGCAGCCTCTTTGCGTGTCCGACCTTGTGGAGCATCTCGGCGAGTCCCAGCCGAACGTGTCGCGCCACCTGAAGACCCTCCGCGCGAGCGGGATCGTCGACTCGGTGCGGGAGGGGAAATGGGTGCGCTATCGCGTTCTCCCGGAGGCGCTCGGGGAGCTCGCGCGGTGGGCGTCGGGGCCGGCGCGGCCGGCGGACCCGAAACCGCCCGAGAGAAAGCCGGAGCCCGCTCCGGTCCGAAGACGCGACGACCCGAACCGCATCCTCTTTGGCCGTTAGGCGAACCGGAGACGACCGATGCCCGACCAGATCCTCGTGGTCGACGATGAGAAGGGAATCCAGACCTCGCTTCGCCGGATCCTCGAGTACGAGGGGTACGAGGTCTCGGTCGCGTCGAACGGCGAGGAAGCGCTCGACGCGATCCGGAGCGCCTCCCCCTCGCTCGTTCTTCTCGACATCAAGATGCCCGGCATGGACGGGATCGAGGTGCTCGGCGAGGCGATGCGCATCCGGAGCGACCTCGTGGTCGTCATGATCTCCGGCCACGGCACGGTCGCCACCGCGGTCGAGGCGACCAAGCTCGGCGCGTTCGACTTCCTCGAGAAACCGCTCGACCGCGACCGCCTTCTCCTCACCGTGCGAAACGGCCTCGAGCAGAGGCGCCTCTCGGCGGAGAACCTGATCTATCGAGAGCGGATGGACGAGATGTACCGGATCGTCGGCGAGAGCGAGGCGATCCGGAAGATTCTCCGGACGATCGAGAAGGTCGGGCCGACGGGCGGGCGCGTGCTGATCACCGGTGCGAACGGGACTGGGAAAGAGCTCGTCGCGCGCGCGCTCCACGCCGCCTCGGTGCGCGCGAAGCGCCCGTTCGTCGAGGTGAACTGCGCGGCGATTCCGGAGGAGCTGATCGAGAGCGAGCTCTTCGGCCACGAAAAGGGAGCGTTCACCGGCGCCACATCCCTTCGCATCGGGAAGTTCGAGCTCGCGGACGGCGGGACGCTCTTCCTCGACGAGGTGGGAGACATGTCCCTCTCGGCGCAATCAAAGGTTCTCCGCGCGCTCGAGCTCGGCGAGGTCGCGCGCGTGGGGGGGCGCGGCACGCGGCGCGTCGACGTGCGCGTCTTCGCGGCGACGAACAAGGAGATCGCGCGCGAGGTGCGCGAGGGACGCTTCCGCGAGGACCTTTACTATCGCCTGAACGTCGTGCCGATCCACGTCCCCTCGCTCGCCGAGCGGAAGGAGGACATCCCGATTCTCGCCCGCTACTTCCTCGACCGCTACTGCCGCCAAAACGGCATCCGCCCGAAGGTCCTCGACGATGCGGTGATCGATCTCTTCCAGCGATATGCATGGCCTGGGAACGTGCGGGAGCTTCGAAACACGATCGAGCGGATCGTGATTCTCTCCGACGGCGAGCGGATCACCGTGTCGGATGTCGTCTTTTCCGGGCTTCCCGGGAGCGGGGGGGACGATTCGGCCGCGGGCGACGCGACGTTCCAGGAGTTCAAAGACCGGGCGGAGCGGGAGTTCCTACTAAAGAAGCTCGAGGAGAACAACTGGAGCGTCTCCCGGACCGCCCGCGAGCTCGGCATGCAGCGCTCGAACATCTACAAGAAGATCGAGAAGTACGGCCTGAAGAGGCCCTCCTCGGCCGGGGACGATCGTCTCTCCGAGTGAGGTCTTCGGGACACAGCGGGGGCGGGTCGCGCACCGGGCGGGAAAGCGCTTCGCTTCTTGTGGTCCCAGGGAACCGATTGAAAAGAAAAGAGTTCTAAGGGCTGACGGGGGATCGCCCATCCGGAACTGCGGGTCCTTGCGGTGGCACGTCCCTTGCGTTCCGATCGGATGTCCCGAAACGGGAGGTGGATGATGAGACGAAAACGGAGGCAGGCCTTGAGGGCGCTCATGATCGGGATCGCGGCCGCCGGGATCCTCGCGGGATGCGGAGACGACGACTGTCCCACCGCCGTCTGCTACAAGGGTCCGCCTCCGGTTCCGGCGGGGGTGTACACGGTGACTGGCGATGGCTCGGTGCAGATCTACTGGACCCCGATTCGTGGGGCGGGCGTGCGGCGGTACGGCGTCTATCGGAGCCGGACCCCCGAGGGTCCCTACCAGTGGATCGCCGATGTCGTCCCCTCCAATCGCCCCTACTACATCGACACCGGCCTTGCGAACGGGACGACCTACTACTACGCGGTCGACGCGAAGTACGATTACGGGGAGAGCGCGCTTTCTTC
Protein-coding sequences here:
- the rlmN gene encoding 23S rRNA (adenine(2503)-C(2))-methyltransferase RlmN, with the protein product MWVGLLPSEIEERLRPLGVPGYRALQVFRWVHRHGARDFEAMTNLPRALRETLAAAAPIGIPAVAARSEPGADGSLKILFRFPEGTETETVRIAGADGLTACVSSQAGCRYGCAYCATPLGGFERSLRAGEIAGQVLGLGETVRRVVYMGMGEPLANYAEVVKSVRLLVHPHGLALPARRITISTVGLVPLIRRLAEEGLGVRLAISLASAIDETRARLLPIARTYDLDSLFAAAARFSETSGSRVTFEYVLLGGVNDGEEDARALIRRLSPLRCKLNLIPYNPVDDLPFGAPAEHAIDRFLARLAPHLTVTVRRSAGRTIDAACGQLRLRARAASPGEPKR
- a CDS encoding sigma-54-dependent Fis family transcriptional regulator, with the protein product MPDQILVVDDEKGIQTSLRRILEYEGYEVSVASNGEEALDAIRSASPSLVLLDIKMPGMDGIEVLGEAMRIRSDLVVVMISGHGTVATAVEATKLGAFDFLEKPLDRDRLLLTVRNGLEQRRLSAENLIYRERMDEMYRIVGESEAIRKILRTIEKVGPTGGRVLITGANGTGKELVARALHAASVRAKRPFVEVNCAAIPEELIESELFGHEKGAFTGATSLRIGKFELADGGTLFLDEVGDMSLSAQSKVLRALELGEVARVGGRGTRRVDVRVFAATNKEIAREVREGRFREDLYYRLNVVPIHVPSLAERKEDIPILARYFLDRYCRQNGIRPKVLDDAVIDLFQRYAWPGNVRELRNTIERIVILSDGERITVSDVVFSGLPGSGGDDSAAGDATFQEFKDRAEREFLLKKLEENNWSVSRTARELGMQRSNIYKKIEKYGLKRPSSAGDDRLSE
- a CDS encoding winged helix-turn-helix transcriptional regulator gives rise to the protein MDLQNVLAALGDPVRFRIVEALREQPLCVSDLVEHLGESQPNVSRHLKTLRASGIVDSVREGKWVRYRVLPEALGELARWASGPARPADPKPPERKPEPAPVRRRDDPNRILFGR